Proteins from a genomic interval of Cyanobium sp. AMD-g:
- a CDS encoding diflavin flavoprotein has product MTTSPSASDRRVITLPVEPGLLCLRGLSPRRLRFEVEYGLERGTTANSFLFQQDASGGAPVLVHPPGASFAAPFLEQLALLVPADAPLKVVVGHVNPNRVALLKQLATDWPATVLVASNPGAQVLAELWEQQRPGPGGEAAAPADVVPLPTIEVVKQETSRTLADGHVLTLLPAPTPRWPGGLIAFEATTGLLMSGKFFAAHLCTEDFAEANRTSTEEDRRYYYDCLMAPMARQVETVVDRLDELPIRTIAPGHGPAIAQSWRSLLADYRRWGESQEKASLSVALLYASAYGNTAAIADALSQGVARSGVRVESINCEFAPAEQLLEAIHSCDALLIGSPTLGGHAPTPIVSALGTVLAEGDRAKPVGVFGSFGWSGEAIDLLEAKLRDGGFQFAFEPIRVKFSPDLATLRTLEETGTALGRRLRQQHRQAQRRSTGGGLSESRTNPAIQALGRVVGALCVVLARKGDGPEAIGGAMVASWVSQASFSPPGFTVAVAKDRAIESLLHVGDAFSLNVLASGRESGPMKRFLQPFPPGADRLAGLELETSPSGQPLLPEALAWLEARVNQRMECGDHWLLYAEALSGDLLDPAATTAVHQRRSGASY; this is encoded by the coding sequence ATGACCACCTCCCCATCCGCGTCCGACCGGCGCGTCATCACCCTGCCGGTCGAACCCGGCCTGCTCTGCCTTCGCGGCCTCAGCCCCCGGCGGCTGCGTTTCGAAGTCGAGTACGGCCTCGAGCGGGGCACCACGGCCAACAGCTTCCTCTTTCAGCAGGACGCCTCCGGTGGCGCCCCGGTGCTGGTGCATCCGCCGGGGGCCTCCTTCGCCGCCCCCTTCCTGGAGCAGCTGGCCCTGCTGGTGCCGGCCGACGCGCCCCTCAAGGTGGTGGTGGGCCACGTCAACCCCAACCGGGTCGCCCTGCTGAAGCAGCTGGCGACGGACTGGCCGGCCACGGTGCTGGTGGCCTCCAATCCCGGGGCCCAGGTGCTCGCCGAACTCTGGGAGCAGCAGCGGCCCGGCCCGGGGGGTGAGGCCGCCGCGCCCGCCGACGTCGTGCCCCTGCCGACGATCGAGGTGGTGAAGCAGGAGACCAGCCGCACCCTCGCCGATGGCCATGTCCTCACCCTGCTCCCCGCCCCCACCCCCCGCTGGCCCGGCGGCCTGATCGCCTTCGAGGCCACCACCGGGCTGCTGATGAGCGGCAAATTCTTCGCCGCCCACCTCTGCACCGAGGACTTCGCCGAGGCGAACCGCACCAGCACCGAGGAGGACCGCCGCTACTACTACGACTGCCTGATGGCGCCGATGGCCCGCCAGGTGGAGACGGTGGTCGACCGGCTCGACGAACTGCCGATCCGCACGATCGCACCGGGCCATGGCCCGGCCATCGCCCAGAGCTGGCGCAGCCTGCTGGCCGACTACCGCCGCTGGGGCGAGAGTCAGGAGAAGGCCAGCCTGTCGGTGGCCCTGCTGTACGCGAGCGCCTATGGCAACACCGCCGCCATCGCCGACGCCCTCTCCCAGGGGGTGGCGCGCAGCGGCGTGCGGGTGGAGAGCATCAACTGTGAATTCGCCCCCGCCGAGCAGTTGCTGGAGGCGATCCACTCCTGCGACGCCCTGCTGATCGGCTCCCCCACCCTCGGGGGTCATGCGCCGACACCGATCGTCTCAGCCCTCGGCACCGTGCTGGCCGAAGGCGACCGGGCCAAGCCGGTGGGGGTGTTCGGCAGCTTCGGCTGGAGCGGCGAGGCCATCGACCTGCTCGAAGCCAAGCTCCGTGACGGCGGCTTCCAGTTCGCCTTCGAGCCGATCCGGGTGAAGTTCAGCCCGGATCTGGCCACCCTGCGGACCCTGGAGGAAACCGGCACCGCCCTGGGCCGGCGCCTGCGCCAGCAGCATCGCCAGGCCCAGCGGCGCAGCACCGGCGGAGGCCTGAGCGAGAGCCGCACCAACCCGGCGATCCAGGCCCTCGGCCGGGTGGTGGGTGCGCTGTGCGTGGTGCTGGCCCGCAAAGGGGATGGGCCTGAGGCCATCGGTGGAGCGATGGTGGCCAGCTGGGTCAGCCAGGCCAGCTTCAGTCCCCCAGGCTTCACCGTGGCCGTGGCCAAGGACCGGGCGATCGAGAGCCTGCTGCACGTGGGGGACGCCTTCTCCCTCAACGTGCTGGCGTCCGGGCGCGAAAGCGGCCCGATGAAGCGGTTCCTTCAACCCTTCCCCCCGGGGGCTGATCGTCTGGCGGGCCTGGAGCTGGAGACCAGCCCCAGCGGACAACCGCTGCTGCCGGAGGCCCTGGCCTGGCTGGAGGCCCGGGTGAACCAGCGGATGGAATGCGGCGACCACTGGCTGCTCTACGCCGAGGCCCTCAGCGGCGACCTGCTGGATCCGGCCGCCACGACGGCCGTGCACCAACGCCGCAGCGGCGCCAGCTACTGA
- a CDS encoding diflavin flavoprotein encodes MSSSTATAPASMAAAAGRLSLQCEPIAADTTAIRSLDWDRSRFDIEFGLRNGTTYNAFLVRGERTALVDTSHAKFRDTWIPLLEGLIDPTAIDHLIVSHTEPDHSGLIGDLIDRHPDIEIVGSKVAIQFLQDQVHRPFRSRAVKSGDELDLGVNPESGLGHRFSFLSAPNLHWPDTIFSFDHGTGILYTCDAFGLHYCSDDLFDVDPGAIAPDFRFYYDCLMAPNARSVLQALKRMEGLPEINTIAVGHGPLLREHLPLWVGDYRDWSGQRSAGEAYAAVCYLSQYGFCDRLSQAIARGVGKASGQVQLVDLRGTDPQELASLIGEASAVVVPTWPASPDPDLQTAIGTLLAALHPKQWVGCYDAFGGNDEPIDTLASQLRNLGQKWAFEPLRIRQVPGGADYQRCEEAGTDLGQLLTKEKTIAAMKAIDGDLDKALGRLSGGLYIVTARQDDEAGSRSGAMVASWVSQASFDPPGLTVAVAKDRAIEALMQVDDRFVLNVLREDNHQPLLRHFLRRFPPGADRFAGVSILEGVAAGGPVLGDALAYLGCRVTQRMEGPDHWIIYAVVEEGNVADTTAATAVHHRKVGNHY; translated from the coding sequence ATGAGCAGCAGCACCGCCACCGCCCCGGCCTCGATGGCGGCCGCGGCCGGTCGCCTCAGCCTTCAGTGCGAACCAATCGCGGCTGACACCACCGCGATCCGCTCCCTCGACTGGGACCGCAGCCGTTTCGACATCGAATTCGGCCTGCGCAACGGCACCACCTACAACGCCTTCCTGGTGCGCGGCGAGCGCACGGCCCTGGTCGACACCAGCCACGCCAAGTTCCGCGACACCTGGATCCCCCTGCTGGAAGGTCTGATCGACCCTACGGCGATCGATCACCTGATCGTCTCCCACACCGAACCGGACCATTCCGGCCTGATCGGGGATCTGATCGACCGCCATCCGGACATCGAGATCGTCGGCTCCAAGGTGGCGATCCAGTTCCTCCAGGACCAGGTGCACCGGCCCTTCCGCAGCCGGGCGGTCAAGAGCGGCGACGAGCTCGACCTGGGCGTGAATCCCGAGAGCGGTTTGGGGCATCGCTTCAGCTTCCTCAGTGCCCCCAACCTGCACTGGCCCGACACGATCTTCTCGTTCGACCACGGCACCGGCATCCTTTACACCTGCGACGCCTTCGGCCTCCACTACTGCTCCGACGACCTGTTCGATGTCGATCCGGGGGCGATCGCCCCGGATTTCCGCTTCTACTACGACTGCCTGATGGCGCCCAACGCCCGCAGCGTGCTGCAGGCGCTCAAGCGCATGGAGGGGCTGCCGGAGATCAACACGATCGCCGTGGGCCACGGGCCCCTGCTGCGGGAGCACCTGCCCCTCTGGGTGGGCGACTACCGCGACTGGAGCGGCCAGCGCAGCGCCGGCGAGGCCTATGCGGCCGTCTGCTATCTCAGCCAGTACGGCTTCTGCGACCGGCTCAGCCAGGCCATCGCCCGGGGCGTGGGCAAGGCCTCCGGCCAGGTGCAGCTGGTCGACCTGCGCGGCACCGATCCCCAGGAACTGGCCTCCCTGATCGGTGAGGCCAGCGCCGTGGTGGTGCCCACCTGGCCCGCCTCCCCCGATCCCGACCTGCAGACGGCCATCGGCACCCTGCTGGCGGCCCTCCATCCCAAGCAGTGGGTGGGCTGCTACGACGCCTTCGGCGGCAACGACGAACCGATCGACACCCTGGCCAGCCAGCTGCGCAACCTGGGGCAGAAGTGGGCGTTCGAGCCCCTGCGCATCCGCCAGGTGCCCGGCGGCGCCGACTACCAGCGCTGCGAGGAGGCCGGCACCGACCTGGGCCAGCTGCTCACCAAGGAGAAGACCATTGCCGCGATGAAGGCCATCGACGGCGACCTGGACAAGGCCCTCGGCCGCCTCAGCGGCGGCCTGTACATCGTCACGGCCCGGCAGGACGACGAGGCCGGCAGCCGCAGCGGCGCCATGGTGGCCAGCTGGGTGAGCCAGGCGAGTTTCGATCCGCCGGGGCTCACGGTGGCCGTCGCCAAGGACCGGGCCATCGAAGCCCTGATGCAGGTGGACGATCGCTTCGTGCTCAACGTGCTGCGGGAGGACAACCACCAGCCGCTGCTGCGCCATTTCCTGCGCCGGTTCCCACCGGGCGCCGACCGCTTCGCCGGGGTGTCCATCCTCGAGGGCGTGGCCGCCGGCGGCCCTGTGCTGGGGGATGCCCTGGCCTACCTGGGCTGCCGGGTGACCCAGCGCATGGAAGGCCCTGACCACTGGATCATCTACGCGGTGGTGGAAGAGGGCAATGTGGCCGACACCACCGCCGCCACGGCCGTGCATCACCGCAAGGTGGGCAACCACTACTGA
- a CDS encoding PilZ domain-containing protein encodes MVTDDLERFQNAFRRLEERLLEASRSDRFKPPTGLATARLHQESINASEGVLGEVLDMSADGMKIAIEASHELAVGQHCSVVVGDGEGETYDLRGTVRWIEATSYISVIGLSLDSAHRIEA; translated from the coding sequence GTGGTCACTGACGACTTGGAGCGGTTTCAGAACGCGTTCCGCCGCCTGGAAGAGCGTCTTCTGGAAGCCTCGCGGTCGGACCGTTTCAAGCCGCCAACGGGACTGGCCACGGCCCGCCTTCACCAGGAGTCGATCAATGCCTCCGAGGGGGTCCTCGGTGAGGTCCTCGACATGAGTGCGGATGGGATGAAAATTGCCATCGAGGCCAGTCATGAACTCGCCGTTGGCCAGCACTGCAGTGTTGTGGTGGGTGACGGGGAGGGAGAGACCTACGACCTGAGAGGCACCGTGCGCTGGATCGAAGCCACCAGCTACATCTCTGTGATCGGTCTCTCCCTTGATTCCGCCCACCGCATCGAGGCCTGA
- a CDS encoding Hsp20/alpha crystallin family protein encodes MRTLHSSPFDLFDRLEQQLQTAERVPAAEIHESEAMYTIALELPGVDRSSIDVKATDRSLIITAERRAPQPVEDSNTETAGSRRAPLLSEFRYGTWSRSFRFPGGIQRDALEAHYRDGLLTVTAPKAQSLTSVSVKLAD; translated from the coding sequence ATGCGCACCCTGCATTCTTCCCCTTTCGATCTTTTCGACCGGCTGGAGCAACAGCTGCAGACAGCCGAACGGGTTCCTGCCGCCGAGATTCATGAATCCGAAGCGATGTACACGATCGCTCTGGAACTCCCCGGCGTCGACCGCTCCTCCATTGATGTGAAGGCCACGGACCGTTCCTTGATCATCACTGCGGAGCGACGTGCCCCCCAGCCGGTGGAGGACAGCAACACCGAAACCGCAGGCAGCCGCCGCGCACCGCTGCTGAGCGAATTCCGCTACGGCACCTGGAGCCGCAGCTTCCGCTTCCCTGGCGGCATTCAACGGGACGCCCTCGAAGCCCACTATCGCGATGGCCTGCTCACCGTGACGGCACCGAAAGCACAGTCACTGACCTCCGTCAGTGTGAAGCTGGCCGACTGA
- a CDS encoding MEKHLA domain-containing protein encodes MPRPEPPPWLSEAAITTAGRLLAGHRQAFDRPLMAGVENGRSPLQAAQELFVAATVVLAHDGGADPQLIYANRAALQLWRRPWNAMVGLPSRLTAEPAERHSRALALEQARRRQTLTGYAGVRIDSGGRRFRLEKARLWTLRDGGGQPCGQAAAFATWWWL; translated from the coding sequence ATGCCGAGGCCTGAGCCGCCCCCCTGGCTGAGCGAGGCCGCCATCACCACCGCCGGGCGCCTCCTGGCTGGTCACCGGCAGGCCTTCGATCGGCCGCTCATGGCCGGGGTGGAGAACGGCCGATCACCGCTGCAGGCGGCCCAGGAACTGTTCGTGGCCGCCACGGTCGTCCTGGCCCATGACGGCGGCGCCGATCCGCAGCTGATCTATGCCAACCGCGCCGCGTTGCAGCTGTGGCGCCGCCCCTGGAACGCCATGGTGGGCTTGCCGTCCCGGCTCACGGCCGAGCCGGCCGAACGCCACAGCCGGGCCCTCGCCCTGGAACAGGCGCGACGCCGTCAGACCCTCACTGGCTACGCCGGCGTCCGCATCGACAGCGGAGGCCGCCGGTTCCGCCTTGAAAAGGCACGGCTGTGGACCCTGCGGGATGGCGGCGGCCAGCCTTGCGGCCAGGCGGCTGCCTTCGCCACCTGGTGGTGGCTGTAG